The Canis lupus familiaris isolate Mischka breed German Shepherd chromosome X, alternate assembly UU_Cfam_GSD_1.0, whole genome shotgun sequence genome has a segment encoding these proteins:
- the RBMX2 gene encoding RNA-binding motif protein, X-linked 2: protein MNPLTKVKLINELNEREVQLGVADKVSWHSEYKDSAWIFLGGLPYELTEGDIICVFSQYGEIVNINLVRDKKTGKSKGFCFLCYEDQRSTILAVDNFNGIKIKGRTIRVDHVSNYRAPKDSEEMDDVTKELQEKGCGAHTPSVSSSEGSEDDKPPKKYKKDKKEKKRRKKDKENTDQEVQTEHPVSSSSPRNQMEKEKDDPGSKKHSTKNPERGQKSEPREVRKHHHSSPEVKTTCRSRAEDREREPRKEKPRHERRSSSRREEREEKNRERERQRERERDRDRDRARGRSSDRHSSRHNGRSEGHSRRGRSRSRERSHRRKRARHSRDRDSSNPSDRRHH, encoded by the exons ATGAA CCCTTTAACTAAAGTGAAGCTGATCAACGAGCTGAATGAGCGTGAGGTCCAGCTTGGGGTGGCAGATAAGGTGTCCTGGCACTCTGAGTACAAGGACAGCGCCTGGATCTTCCTGG GAGGGCTTCCTTATGAACTGACTGAAGGGGACATTATCTGTGTGTTCTCACA atatggGGAGATTGTTAACATTAATCTGGTGCGGGACAAGAAGACTGGGAAATCCAAAGgattctgtttcctttgctatgaagACCAGAGGAGCACAATTTTGGCTGTTGACAATTTTAATGGAATCAAG ATCAAAGGAAGAACTATCCGAGTGGATCATGTGTCTAACTATCGGGCTCCTAAGGACTCAGAAGAAATGGATGATGTGACCAAAGAGCTCCAAGAGAAGGGCTGTGGGGCTCACACCCCCTCCGTGAGTTCATCCGAGGGTTCCGAAGATGACAAAcccccaaaaaaatacaaaaaag acaaaaaggagaaaaagagaagaaagaaagacaaagagaacacTGACCAGGAAGTACAGACAGAGCATCCAGTCTCCTCTTCATCCCCCAGAAAccagatggaaaaggaaaaggatgacCCTGGCTCTAAAAAGCACAGCACCAAGAACCCAGAGAGGGGTCAGAAGTCAGAACCCAGAGAGGTGCGCAAGCACCACCACAGCTCTCCCGAGGTCAAGACCACCTGCCGCAGCAgagcagaggacagagagagggagccgAGGAAGGAGAAGCCCAGGCACGAACGTAGGTCctcaagcaggagggaggaaagagaagaaaagaacagagagagagagagacagagagaaagagagagagacagagacagagacagagccagaggccGAAGCTCAGACAGGCATTCCAGCCGGCACAATGGGCGTTCTGAGGGGCATAGccggagaggtagaagcaggagCCGAGAGAGATCGCACAGGCGTAAGAGGGCCCGGCACTCGCGTGACCGGGACTCCTCCAACCCCAGTGACCGCAGGCACCACTGA